A DNA window from Stenotrophomonas sp. 57 contains the following coding sequences:
- a CDS encoding PA0069 family radical SAM protein, whose product MGIAIKGRGSTSHLAGRFESTVSEAVDDGWAVDQSEEFLAPRLRTEVRAETARSIISRNTSPDVGFSQSVNPYRGCEHGCSYCFARPSHAYLNLSPGLDFETKLFAKTNAPQLLRKELSKPGYVPQPIALGINTDAYQPIERKFKLTRQLIEVMLETKHPFSLITKNALVERDIDLLAPLAAENLVSVHFSVTSLDPHLSAKLEPRASAPHARLRAMKRLHEAGIPVGVMVAPVIPWINDSELEAVLEAAHDAGASTAGYVLLRLPLEVAPLFRDWLDTHHPDRAAHVMSTIQQLRGGKDYDSQFGTRMRGQGVYADLLNNRFKLARKRLGFNAQNSHWPKLDCSRFQKPLPPKKDSPQGSLF is encoded by the coding sequence ATGGGTATTGCGATCAAGGGCCGAGGTTCCACGTCCCACCTTGCCGGGCGCTTTGAAAGCACCGTCAGCGAGGCGGTGGACGATGGCTGGGCGGTGGATCAGAGCGAGGAATTCCTCGCCCCGCGACTGCGCACCGAGGTTCGTGCCGAGACCGCGCGCAGCATCATCAGCCGTAACACTTCGCCGGACGTCGGCTTCAGCCAGTCGGTGAATCCGTATCGCGGTTGCGAGCATGGGTGCTCCTACTGCTTCGCGCGCCCCTCGCACGCCTATCTGAACCTGTCACCGGGCCTGGATTTCGAGACCAAGCTGTTTGCCAAGACCAATGCGCCGCAGCTGCTGCGCAAGGAGCTGTCGAAGCCGGGTTACGTGCCGCAGCCGATCGCGCTGGGCATCAACACCGACGCGTACCAGCCGATCGAACGCAAGTTCAAGCTGACCCGCCAGCTGATCGAAGTGATGCTGGAAACCAAGCATCCGTTTTCGTTGATCACCAAGAACGCCCTGGTCGAGCGCGACATCGATCTGCTCGCACCGCTGGCCGCGGAGAACCTGGTCAGCGTGCATTTTTCGGTGACCTCGCTGGATCCGCATCTTTCCGCAAAGCTGGAACCTCGCGCGTCGGCGCCGCATGCACGACTGCGCGCGATGAAGCGTCTGCATGAAGCGGGTATTCCGGTGGGTGTAATGGTGGCGCCGGTGATTCCGTGGATCAACGACAGCGAACTGGAAGCCGTGCTGGAGGCCGCACACGATGCCGGCGCCAGCACCGCAGGCTATGTGCTGCTGCGCCTGCCGCTGGAAGTGGCACCGCTGTTCCGCGATTGGCTGGACACCCATCATCCCGATCGCGCTGCACACGTGATGAGCACCATCCAGCAGCTGCGCGGCGGCAAGGACTACGACAGCCAGTTCGGCACGCGGATGCGGGGCCAGGGCGTGTATGCGGATCTGCTGAACAACCGATTCAAGCTGGCGCGCAAGCGGCTGGGTTTCAATGCGCAGAACAGCCATTGGCCGAAGCTGGATTGCAGTCGGTTCCAGAAGCCGTTGCCGCCGAAGAAGGATTCGCCGCAGGGAAGTCTGTTCTAG
- a CDS encoding pyridoxine 5'-phosphate synthase, with translation MTQLSVNVNKIAVLRNSRGGAEPDVLRAAQACLDAGAHGITVHPRPDRRHITAEDVLALSTLTGARGVEFNIEGNPFAPPRAGYPGLLPLCAQTRPAQATLVPDGDGQITSDHGFDFERDGERLRPLVAELKALGCRVSLFVDAGNPLLEQAAEVGADRIELYTGPYAEAHAAGDAEAMLALFATAARRAQAVGLGVNAGHDLSQDNLRDFLAHVPDVLEVSIGHALIGEALYDGLDATVRGYLALL, from the coding sequence ATGACCCAGCTCAGCGTCAACGTCAACAAGATCGCCGTCCTGCGCAATTCGCGCGGCGGTGCCGAACCGGACGTGCTGCGTGCCGCCCAGGCCTGCCTGGACGCCGGCGCGCATGGCATCACCGTGCACCCGCGGCCGGACCGCCGCCACATCACCGCCGAGGACGTGCTGGCCCTGTCCACGCTGACCGGCGCGCGCGGCGTCGAGTTCAACATCGAAGGCAACCCGTTCGCGCCGCCACGCGCGGGCTACCCAGGGCTGCTGCCGCTATGCGCGCAGACCCGCCCGGCGCAGGCCACCCTGGTGCCGGATGGCGATGGGCAGATCACGTCGGACCATGGCTTCGACTTCGAACGTGACGGCGAGCGCCTGCGCCCGCTGGTGGCCGAACTGAAAGCGTTGGGCTGCCGCGTCAGCCTGTTCGTCGACGCCGGCAACCCGCTACTGGAGCAGGCAGCTGAAGTCGGTGCCGACCGCATCGAGCTGTATACCGGCCCCTATGCCGAAGCGCACGCCGCCGGTGATGCCGAGGCGATGCTGGCGCTGTTCGCCACCGCCGCACGCCGCGCGCAGGCGGTGGGGCTGGGCGTCAATGCCGGCCACGACCTGTCGCAGGACAACCTGCGTGACTTCCTGGCCCACGTACCGGACGTGCTGGAAGTGTCGATCGGCCACGCGCTGATCGGTGAGGCGCTGTATGACGGGCTGGATGCCACGGTGCGGGGCTACCTGGCGCTGCTGTGA